In the Natronoglycomyces albus genome, CTTCGACGTGGCGCCTGGAGAGTCGGTGAACGTCTACTCGCCCGAGCGCGCCATCGCTGACGCGATGCGCCTTCGCCATCTGGTCGGGGAGAATGTTGCGCTCGCAGCGTTGCGGAGTTATCTCGCCGAGAAACGTGGTCAACCAGCGGAACTTATGAACGTTGCCAGGAGTCTCGGTCGCGCCTCCGTGTTGGCCGACGCGATGCGGGTGCTACTCAGCTGATGCCGACTCCCTCTCGAAACTCGACGGCTGGCCGTGTCTTCAACGATCTGCGAAACGCCGGACGACAACAGCAACGAGGCACCGACGAACTCTTGGTGGCCTACGCGCTAGAGCGCTGGCTCTACCGCGTCTCCGTCTCGTCCTATCGGGACCAGTTCATCCTCAAGGGCGGGTTGCTGCTGGCGGCCTTCGGCGCACGTAGGCCTACCCGCGATGCCGACCTGCTTGGGCGCATGGACAACGACGTCGAGCCACTCGTCGAACGAGTCGGTGAGATCGCCGGTATCGGAGTTGACGACGGTCTCGAATTCGACACCGACCAGATTCGCGCGGCAGTCATTCGTGAGGATGACCTGTACTCCGGCCTTCGGATCACGATGCCCGCCACCCTTGGAAAGGCACGGATCAAGTTGGCCTTGGACGTCAACTTCGGCGATCCGGTCACGCCGGGAGCGGTCCGCATTTCCTACCCGACCGTGCTCGAATCTCACAACTTCGAGATCCTGGCATACCCCATCGAGACCGTCCTTGCCGAGAAGGTCACCACGGCCGTGAACCTCGGGGAGATTAATACCCGGGAGAGGGATTGGGCCGACATCTGGCGACTCACCGGCGGGCACGATCTTGACGGCGGTACCCTCTCTGAGGCGCTGCGACGCACGGCCCAGTATCGGGGGATCCCGCTCAGCCCGCTTTCCCAGCGAATCGGCTCACTGGTCGACTCACGCGGAGGCAACTACCGGACCTGGCGCCGTAGGCAAGGCCCCGAAGCTGACAGCTACCCCAACGACTTCGAGACCTTGCTCGGTGGCGTCCTCCGCTTCGCGGATCCACTGCTGAGCGGCAAGGCCGCAAATTCGCGGTGGATCAGCCGAAGCCGAACATGGAAAGAGAAAGCCTGAGAAACAGAGAAGTCGAGGCGCGGCCGCCACAATGTGGCGGCCGCGCCTCGACTGATCATTTGCAGGGGCGACAGGACTCGAACCTGCAACCCTCGGTTTTGGAGACCGATGGATAACCCCTTCTGAGCAGCCAATACGCTGCACCAAACCCGCCATTGGCAAAAATCCGCCAAAAGCGCTAATGCAGTGGGGGTGGGCTAGTCCAAATAGCAGTGTGTCTGGCGTTGAGCATTCGGCATTGTCGCGGTAAAGCGTGTCGGGCGACG is a window encoding:
- a CDS encoding nucleotidyl transferase AbiEii/AbiGii toxin family protein, whose translation is MPTPSRNSTAGRVFNDLRNAGRQQQRGTDELLVAYALERWLYRVSVSSYRDQFILKGGLLLAAFGARRPTRDADLLGRMDNDVEPLVERVGEIAGIGVDDGLEFDTDQIRAAVIREDDLYSGLRITMPATLGKARIKLALDVNFGDPVTPGAVRISYPTVLESHNFEILAYPIETVLAEKVTTAVNLGEINTRERDWADIWRLTGGHDLDGGTLSEALRRTAQYRGIPLSPLSQRIGSLVDSRGGNYRTWRRRQGPEADSYPNDFETLLGGVLRFADPLLSGKAANSRWISRSRTWKEKA